From the Octadecabacter antarcticus 307 genome, one window contains:
- a CDS encoding transporter substrate-binding domain-containing protein — protein MKTHMIAAVAALFATTAPAPPAFADGHLPNLEGREIVVVTENAYPPLQFMDSDGNAIGWEYDAMAEVAERLNITIVYENISWDAMIPAVSQGQFDMGMTGITIREDRAEVVDFSDSYMTSEMAMLVRGDEDRFSDAASFAADSDLLVAAQPGTTPFYVAVYDVLDADEANPRIQLFETFGAGVAALRNGDVDLVLTDGVAAAGYVDASDGGLKVVGERLGSEDFGFIFPQGSDLVDPINAAIADMRSDGTLDALNTQWFLDYKFGE, from the coding sequence ATGAAGACCCATATGATTGCCGCTGTTGCGGCCCTGTTCGCGACGACGGCACCGGCCCCGCCTGCATTTGCAGACGGCCACCTGCCTAATCTTGAAGGCCGCGAGATCGTTGTTGTCACCGAAAATGCCTACCCGCCGCTGCAATTTATGGACAGCGACGGCAACGCGATTGGCTGGGAATATGACGCGATGGCCGAGGTCGCCGAGCGTCTGAACATTACGATAGTCTATGAAAACATCAGCTGGGATGCGATGATCCCGGCGGTGTCCCAAGGTCAGTTCGACATGGGCATGACCGGCATCACGATCCGCGAAGATCGCGCAGAAGTCGTCGACTTTTCAGACAGTTATATGACGTCTGAAATGGCGATGCTGGTACGTGGCGACGAAGACCGGTTCAGTGATGCCGCATCTTTTGCTGCGGACTCCGACTTGCTTGTTGCGGCGCAACCGGGCACGACGCCGTTCTATGTAGCGGTCTATGACGTGCTAGACGCGGATGAGGCCAACCCGCGCATCCAACTGTTCGAAACCTTCGGTGCGGGCGTCGCCGCATTGCGCAATGGCGACGTTGATTTGGTGCTGACAGACGGTGTTGCGGCGGCGGGTTATGTCGATGCCAGCGATGGTGGGCTCAAAGTTGTGGGCGAAAGACTAGGGTCTGAAGACTTTGGATTCATCTTTCCGCAGGGGTCCGATCTTGTCGACCCGATCAATGCTGCGATTGCCGATATGCGCAGCGATGGCACGTTGGACGCCCTGAACACGCAGTGGTTCTTGGACTATAAGTTCGGCGAATAA
- a CDS encoding amino acid ABC transporter permease — MPPPQQNGDFPYWLLIVLAVGGYFFWRVLTDDLYTQVLQTLSKGIWITVFVTLVGFTLAASIGLGLALMSMSRFIALRQIARLYTEIVRGVPIIVLLLYVAFVLAPGMVALFNWITGILGFDPIRNRDFSLLWRAIIALTIGYSAFIAEVFRAGLQSIEKGQIEAAEALGLSPWRRFRHIVFPQAFRRILPPLGNDFIAMVKDSSLVSVLGVLDVTQAGKITAAGNFRYFETYNVVALIYLTMTIGLSLALRRLERQLREKSSGG; from the coding sequence ATGCCCCCGCCGCAACAGAACGGGGATTTTCCGTATTGGCTACTCATCGTTTTGGCGGTGGGCGGCTATTTCTTTTGGCGCGTGCTGACGGACGACTTATACACGCAGGTGCTGCAAACTCTGTCCAAAGGCATCTGGATCACAGTTTTTGTGACGCTTGTCGGTTTCACATTGGCCGCCAGCATTGGGCTTGGCCTCGCGTTGATGTCGATGTCGCGCTTCATCGCTCTGCGCCAAATCGCGCGGCTTTATACCGAAATTGTGCGCGGTGTGCCGATCATCGTTTTGCTACTGTATGTGGCGTTTGTGCTCGCGCCCGGAATGGTGGCGCTGTTCAATTGGATCACCGGAATTCTCGGCTTTGATCCGATCCGCAACCGTGATTTTAGCCTGTTGTGGCGGGCGATTATTGCACTGACAATCGGCTATTCAGCGTTCATCGCCGAAGTGTTTCGCGCCGGATTGCAAAGCATCGAAAAGGGCCAGATCGAAGCTGCTGAGGCATTGGGCCTAAGCCCATGGCGCAGGTTCCGCCACATCGTTTTCCCACAGGCGTTCCGACGAATTTTACCGCCCTTGGGCAATGATTTTATTGCGATGGTAAAGGACTCTTCGCTTGTCTCTGTCCTCGGTGTTTTGGACGTTACCCAAGCGGGCAAAATCACGGCGGCCGGCAATTTTCGCTACTTTGAAACCTATAACGTCGTGGCCTTAATCTATCTGACGATGACCATTGGCCTGTCGCTGGCTTTGCGACGCCTTGAACGCCAATTGCGGGAAAAATCATCTGGCGGTTAG
- a CDS encoding M3 family metallopeptidase, which translates to MTNPLRAPWDTPFELPPFNLIEDAHFAPAFDAALIDARAAIAAICDGSDPTFSNTIEALSLADAPLEKALSPFFAMAGADSNPMREELMRDFSPILSAYSSEITANTNLFARIETLWNTREDLNLTDEQARVLMLTRRNFVRSGAQLEGFAAERLADVKQRLSVLGTRFTQNLLADERSWFMPLDDVAGLPDFLIAAAKSAGQEKDGGGPIVTLSRSLIVPFLQFSSRRDLREKAYESWTARGANGGETDNRALAGEILNLRAERANLLGYDSFADYKLETQMAKTPDAVRALLMQVWEPAKACAEADALVLQAMMHNDNESGPLEPWDWRYYSEKRRAAEHDLNEAELKPYLQLDRMIEAAFSCSSRLFNLEFAPIDAPMYHADCRAWDVTRDGKHMAVFIGDYFARSSKRSGAWCSAMRSQQKLAGDIRPHVINVCNFAKPPTGQPALLSYDDARTLFHEFGHALHQMLSDVTYELISGTSVARDFVELPSQLYEHWLEVPEVLEEFATHADTGEPMPRDLLDRMLGAATYDMGFSTVEYIASAMVDLEFHAGEDAPADPMQKQAEILEGIGMPRPIRMRHATPHFAHVFAGDGYSSGYYSYMWSEVMDADAFQAFEENGGPFDSDMAKKLETHILSAGGSEDAAVLYTTFRGAMPDATALLKGRGLAS; encoded by the coding sequence ATGACAAATCCGCTGCGCGCCCCTTGGGACACCCCGTTCGAATTGCCGCCCTTCAATCTGATTGAGGACGCGCATTTCGCCCCCGCGTTTGACGCCGCATTGATTGATGCCCGCGCTGCGATCGCCGCGATTTGTGATGGGTCTGACCCGACATTCTCCAACACGATTGAAGCGCTGTCGCTGGCTGATGCGCCGCTGGAAAAGGCGCTGTCGCCGTTCTTCGCCATGGCAGGGGCCGACAGCAACCCGATGCGCGAAGAATTGATGCGGGATTTCTCCCCGATATTGTCCGCTTATTCGTCCGAAATTACTGCAAATACCAACCTTTTTGCGCGGATCGAGACGCTGTGGAACACCCGCGAAGATCTGAATCTAACAGACGAACAAGCCCGCGTTTTGATGCTGACGCGGCGTAACTTCGTGCGCTCGGGTGCGCAATTGGAAGGATTTGCCGCGGAACGGTTGGCAGACGTTAAACAGCGGCTCAGCGTGCTTGGGACGCGGTTTACTCAGAACCTTTTGGCCGATGAACGAAGCTGGTTTATGCCGCTTGATGATGTCGCAGGCTTACCGGACTTTCTCATCGCAGCGGCCAAATCGGCGGGGCAAGAAAAGGATGGGGGCGGGCCGATTGTGACGTTGTCACGCTCGCTCATTGTGCCGTTCCTGCAGTTCTCGTCGCGTCGCGATCTGCGCGAAAAAGCCTATGAATCATGGACCGCGCGTGGCGCCAATGGCGGCGAAACTGACAACCGCGCCCTTGCTGGCGAGATCCTGAACCTACGGGCGGAACGCGCGAACCTTTTGGGCTATGACAGCTTTGCGGACTACAAGCTTGAAACCCAAATGGCCAAAACCCCCGACGCGGTTCGCGCCTTGTTAATGCAGGTCTGGGAACCTGCAAAAGCCTGTGCCGAAGCAGACGCACTCGTGCTGCAAGCGATGATGCACAATGACAATGAATCTGGCCCGCTTGAGCCTTGGGATTGGCGGTATTACAGCGAAAAACGCCGCGCTGCCGAACATGATCTCAACGAGGCTGAATTGAAGCCCTACCTGCAGCTTGACCGGATGATCGAAGCCGCGTTTTCGTGTTCCAGCCGCCTGTTTAACCTCGAATTTGCGCCTATTGATGCGCCGATGTATCACGCCGATTGCCGCGCATGGGACGTCACACGCGACGGCAAACATATGGCCGTGTTCATTGGTGATTACTTTGCGCGTAGCTCAAAACGCTCAGGCGCGTGGTGTTCGGCGATGCGCAGCCAGCAAAAACTGGCCGGCGATATCCGCCCCCACGTCATCAACGTCTGCAACTTTGCCAAACCACCAACGGGCCAGCCCGCGCTGTTGTCGTATGACGATGCCCGCACGCTGTTTCACGAATTTGGCCATGCGCTGCACCAGATGCTGTCAGACGTGACCTATGAACTGATTTCTGGCACCTCCGTGGCGCGCGATTTTGTGGAACTGCCCAGTCAGCTTTATGAACACTGGCTGGAAGTCCCGGAAGTTCTTGAAGAATTCGCGACACACGCAGACACGGGCGAACCAATGCCACGCGATCTGCTGGACCGGATGCTTGGTGCTGCGACCTACGACATGGGCTTTTCTACAGTGGAATATATCGCCTCGGCCATGGTCGATCTGGAATTTCATGCAGGCGAAGATGCCCCCGCAGACCCGATGCAAAAGCAGGCTGAAATTCTCGAGGGTATCGGCATGCCCCGCCCCATTCGCATGCGCCATGCAACACCGCATTTCGCGCATGTCTTTGCAGGCGACGGGTATTCCAGCGGCTATTACAGCTACATGTGGTCCGAAGTCATGGACGCCGATGCGTTCCAAGCGTTTGAAGAAAACGGTGGCCCGTTTGATTCTGATATGGCCAAAAAGCTGGAAACTCACATTCTATCGGCAGGTGGGTCAGAAGACGCAGCCGTGCTGTACACGACATTCCGTGGTGCGATGCCGGATGCAACGGCCCTGTTAAAAGGACGCGGGTTGGCAAGCTAG